Proteins from one Elgaria multicarinata webbii isolate HBS135686 ecotype San Diego chromosome 3, rElgMul1.1.pri, whole genome shotgun sequence genomic window:
- the LOC134396526 gene encoding solute carrier family 26 member 10-like, producing the protein MSSLALYRGIYTEERFQQGYGAPPEPESNLAGMLKGKLARGCRCSRAAALHLLRSRLPVASWLPRYQPKKWLLGDVVAGLTVGIVHIPQGMAFALLTSVAPVYGLYTSFFPALLYMLFGTGRHVSTGTFAVVSLMTGSVVERLVPSSQQSNSTAVPDEEALLEGQRIGVAAAMAFLMGLLMIVMFTLHLGFLSTYLSEPVVKAFTSAAALHVVVSQLQSLLGLPLPRPDGCFAIFKTLASVAEALPLTNIAELLISGLCLAVLVPIKEINNRYRSRMRVPIPGEIIMVLLATGLCFASSLNTHYNVQIVGHLPAGFPQPQLPALHLLPQVLGDTVALTFVAYAISVSLAMIYAEKHHYVIDPNQELLAHGLSNLVSSLFTCFPNSATLATTNILESAGGHTQLSGLFTSAVVLVVLLWIGPLFYYLPKAVLACINVTSLRQMFLQFQDLPELWRISHVDFTVWVVTWLSVVVLNVDLGLAVGVVFSMMTVVCRTQRTECSVLGRAADTEIYKPVKYNSKCFEIPGVKILSYQAPIYYGNRSFFRDALSRLVGLDQENECPKDLSPESRIKMDISTVESSVSVLEKKLSSGVAVQAVILDCSGVSFVDSAGARLLIQVCVECQKAGVQMHLAACNANVLQTLSFCGLMHHLHPQQIFVTVHDAASYLQQTTESMEQKDPTIWV; encoded by the exons ATGAGCAGTTTGGCCTTGTACCGTGGCATCTACACCGAGGAGCGCTTCCAGCAGGGCTACGGGGCGCCGCCAGAGCCCGAAAGCAACCTGGCAGGGATGCTGAAAGGCAAGCTGGCCCGGGGCTGCCGGTGCTCCAGGGCTGCCGCCTTGCACTTGCTTAGAAGCAGACTGCCTGTGGCAAGCTGGCTGCCCAGGTACCAGCCCAAGAAGTGGCTCCTGGGTGACGTGGTTGCAGGGCTAACCGTGGGCATTGTACACATCCCACAAG GAATGGCCTTTGCCCTGCTCACCTCAGTAGCACCAGTCTATGGGCTCTACACATCGTTCTTCCCTGCCCTGCTGTACATGCTTTTTGGCACCGGGCGCCATGTGTCCACAG GCACCTTTGCTGTGGTGAGTCTGATGACTGGCTCTGTGGTGGAGCGTTTGGTTCCTTCATCCCAGCAGTCCAACAGCACGGCAGTCCCCGATGAAGAGGCTTTGCTCGAAGGCCAGCGCattggtgtggctgctgccatgGCCTTCCTCATGGGGCTCCTCATG ATCGTGATGTTTACCCTTCACCTGGGCTTCCTCTCCACCTATCTCTCGGAGCCGGTTGTCAAGGCCTTTACCAGCGCAGCTGCCCTGCATGTGGTGGTGTCTCAGCTCCAGAGCCTACTGGGCCTGCCCCTACCACGACCTGATGGCTGCTTCGCCATCTTCAAG ACGCTGGCATCTGTCGCGGAAGCCTTGCCCTTAACCAACATAGCAGAACTGCTCATCTCAGGCCTGTGCTTGGCTGTGCTGGTACCCATCAAGGAGATCAACAACCGCTACCGTAGCCGGATGAGGGTCCCCATTCCGGGAGAGATCATCATG GTACTGCTGGCCACTGGGCTCTGCTTTGCTTCCTCCCTAAACACTCATTACAACGTGCAGATCGTTGGACACCTCCCGGCAGG GTTCCCACAACCCCAGCTCCCAGCCCTGCATCTGCTGCCCCAAGTGCTGGGTGACACAGTGGCCCTCACATTCGTGGCCTACGCCATCTCAGTGTCCCTGGCCATGATCTACGCTGAGAAGCACCACTATGTCATTGACCCCAACCAG GAATTATTGGCTCATGGCCTCTCAAATCTGGTTTCGTCCCTGTTCACCTGTTTTCCCAACTCAGCCACACTGGCTACGACCAACATTTTGGAGAGTGCCGGTGGACACACGCAG CTTTCTGGTCTCTTCACCAGTGCTGTTGTCCTGGTTGTATTGCTATGGATTGGGCCCCTCTTCTACTACTTGCCCAAG GCTGTCTTGGCTTGTATCAATGTCACCAGCCTTCGGCAGATGTTTCTACAATTCCAGGACCTGCCTGAGCTGTGGAGGATCAGCCATGTTGACTTT ACCGTGTGGGTGGTCACGTGGCTCTCTGTGGTGGTGCTCAACGTGGACCTTGGCTTGGCCGTGGGGGTTGTGTTTTCCATGATGACTGTTGTTTGCCGCACACAGAG AACCGAATGCTCAGTGCTGGGCAGGGCAGCTGACACAGAAATCTACAAGCCTGTCAAGTACAACAGCAAG TGCTTTGAGATCCCAGGTGTGAAGATCTTAAGTTACCAGGCCCCCATCTATTATGGGAACCGCAGTTTCTTCCGTGATGCTCTGAGCCGACTGGTGGGGCTGGACCAGGAAAATGAGTGTCCCAAGGACCTAAGTCCAGAGAGCAGAATCAAGATGGACATCAGCACTGTG GAGAGCAGTGTCTCTGTCCTGGAGAAGAAGCTTAGCTCAG GCGTAGCAGTACAAGCAGTGATTCTTGACTGCAGTGGAGTGTCCTTTGTTGACTCAGCTGGGGCCCGCCTCCTTATTCAG